In Corynebacterium endometrii, one DNA window encodes the following:
- a CDS encoding DUF294 nucleotidyltransferase-like domain-containing protein: protein MSVEFEEVSGFLAKHEPFAHLPAEELSGLPAQMSMRYAKRGEYLVHKGEVNESLFIIRSGAVDVVSGEGSLLDRRDPGRNCGYSTLLGEPVSHYDMVAVEDSLLLVMPQATFQRLTEQYPDITRFFTTQQRRIRSAAQELADSTAADVLRTSVKELIQADPLAVSPQTSIKDAAIKMTEHRVSSLLITSQDGALHGIVTDRDLRSRVVAAGVDSAQPVAQIMTGDPVTLSPESLVMEAVMHMGERGIHHLPVTRGGAIVGVVTQTDITRRMQDDPIFLSMDLSRRGSVEELEGSFAAATQLAARYIDRGTSPHDAAGLVTIAADTLARRLCAMAEEELGPPPVPYAFVAVGSQGRREMALASDQDNALVLDDGFEEAAHGWYFEELGRFVCEGLDRAGQVLCPGDMMAMSPEWRMTESQWISAFGTWVTAPQPDALLHSQVFFDFRTVYGDEGLGRRVHDAAVAAAKGSRRMHAHLASLAARREPPLTFFKGLVVDRAGDYANTLDVKKGGLAAIVQMARLYALSAGLAAVDTRERLTAAAGETVSREGSQNLLDAFNYLRAVTLNHQSEQVRRGLQPDYHIDPKSLSRMDRENLRDAFQVIKNMQNSLATKYPVRNI, encoded by the coding sequence ATGAGCGTCGAGTTTGAGGAAGTCAGCGGTTTCCTAGCCAAACATGAGCCCTTCGCGCATCTTCCCGCGGAGGAACTCAGCGGGCTGCCAGCCCAGATGTCCATGCGCTATGCCAAGCGCGGGGAGTACCTAGTCCACAAAGGCGAGGTTAACGAGTCGCTGTTTATCATTCGATCCGGCGCGGTAGATGTTGTCAGTGGAGAGGGCAGCCTCCTGGACCGCCGTGACCCGGGGCGAAATTGTGGGTACTCCACTCTCCTGGGCGAACCTGTCAGCCACTATGACATGGTGGCCGTCGAGGATTCATTGTTGCTTGTAATGCCGCAGGCCACCTTCCAAAGGCTTACTGAGCAATACCCTGATATCACCCGCTTTTTCACCACGCAGCAACGCCGCATCAGGTCCGCCGCGCAGGAACTCGCGGATTCCACCGCGGCCGACGTCCTCCGCACCAGCGTCAAGGAACTCATTCAGGCCGACCCGCTGGCAGTCTCCCCGCAGACGTCAATCAAGGATGCGGCTATCAAAATGACGGAGCACCGGGTGTCTTCCCTGCTCATTACCTCCCAGGACGGGGCGCTGCACGGAATCGTCACGGATCGCGATTTGCGCAGCCGGGTGGTAGCCGCCGGCGTGGATAGCGCGCAGCCGGTAGCGCAGATCATGACTGGAGATCCCGTCACCCTGTCTCCGGAGTCGCTGGTGATGGAGGCCGTTATGCATATGGGGGAGCGGGGCATCCACCACCTTCCGGTGACTCGCGGTGGCGCGATAGTGGGCGTAGTCACCCAGACAGATATCACGCGCCGGATGCAGGATGACCCAATTTTCCTCTCCATGGATCTCTCACGCCGCGGCAGCGTCGAGGAATTGGAGGGCTCCTTTGCGGCGGCTACGCAACTAGCGGCGCGCTACATTGACCGCGGCACCTCCCCGCATGACGCTGCCGGCCTCGTGACCATAGCGGCGGATACCCTGGCGCGCAGGCTTTGTGCCATGGCCGAGGAAGAGCTTGGTCCGCCGCCGGTCCCGTACGCCTTCGTGGCGGTGGGCTCCCAGGGGCGCAGGGAAATGGCTTTGGCATCCGATCAGGATAACGCGTTGGTCCTCGACGACGGCTTCGAGGAAGCCGCGCACGGGTGGTATTTTGAGGAATTGGGGCGTTTCGTCTGCGAAGGTCTGGACAGGGCCGGCCAAGTCCTGTGCCCCGGCGACATGATGGCAATGTCGCCTGAATGGCGGATGACGGAAAGCCAGTGGATATCGGCGTTTGGTACGTGGGTTACCGCGCCGCAACCGGACGCGCTGCTTCATAGCCAGGTCTTCTTTGATTTCCGCACCGTCTACGGTGATGAAGGATTAGGCCGCAGGGTCCATGACGCCGCCGTGGCCGCGGCGAAGGGGTCCCGCCGCATGCACGCGCACCTCGCTAGCCTGGCCGCGCGCCGTGAACCGCCGCTGACCTTCTTTAAGGGACTGGTGGTGGACCGTGCAGGGGATTACGCCAACACTTTGGACGTAAAGAAAGGAGGCCTGGCGGCCATCGTGCAGATGGCGCGACTCTATGCCTTATCCGCCGGATTGGCCGCCGTAGACACCCGTGAACGTTTGACCGCTGCGGCCGGGGAGACGGTGTCTCGCGAGGGTTCGCAAAATTTGCTAGACGCGTTTAATTACCTCCGCGCCGTCACCCTCAACCACCAATCCGAACAGGTGCGCCGCGGGCTGCAACCTGATTATCACATTGACCCCAAGAGCCTCTCACGCATGGACCGCGAAAACCTCCGTGACGCGTTTCAGGTGATTAAAAATATGCAAAACTCGCTGGCCACCAAGTATCCGGTGAGGAATATTTAG
- a CDS encoding cell wall-binding repeat-containing protein has translation MNKPLSSHSVSTIRKAAALAACIGLAATGAVACSPNGGDANGPGSAAEENLAPPFGIDSAQAELAADPKGVKALQRFFEETPDRIVVAGAGQPDQLAAARAAIADGVPLLVADSATDADVIAAIEESGADSVTAYGADVSAMVIEGVEVNVGETSPEQEPAPALTDLQSPAGLSPQGRTDTMAPEEAESIEQAGRLVAAAAAAQPAETVDATVFVTADTGVAATATARAAGARVLLLPVGDPRATPESMEAVSGGKFLAMGQDFGPQERFDGAVELAANGELPGGGGLVFPGRRMIALYGHPSGPALGLMGEQPAEEAVARVQAMVEEYQQHTQEPVIPAFEIIATVASDAPGKDGDYANETAVEDLIPYVDAITEAGGYAVLDLQPGRASLVDQARMYEELLKRPHVGLALDPEWKIAPDEVPMTNIGHVDAAEVNEVADWLAALVRENNLPQKGLILHQFQLQMIRDRETIRTDQPELSWILHADGHGSHGQKIETWNALRQDLSPDFSMAWKNFLDEDTPMYTPAETFALDPRPWFVSYQ, from the coding sequence ATGAATAAGCCACTTAGTTCCCATTCTGTATCTACTATCCGCAAGGCCGCCGCGCTCGCGGCGTGCATCGGCCTAGCCGCCACTGGCGCCGTTGCCTGTTCGCCCAACGGCGGTGACGCCAACGGCCCAGGTTCCGCGGCCGAGGAAAACCTGGCCCCGCCTTTCGGCATTGATTCAGCCCAGGCTGAGCTTGCCGCGGACCCTAAGGGCGTCAAGGCCCTCCAGCGGTTCTTTGAAGAAACCCCTGACCGCATCGTCGTTGCGGGCGCCGGTCAGCCGGATCAACTCGCGGCGGCCCGCGCGGCCATCGCGGACGGGGTGCCCCTCCTCGTTGCGGATTCGGCGACTGACGCGGACGTAATCGCCGCTATTGAAGAATCCGGGGCTGACTCCGTGACCGCGTACGGCGCGGATGTATCGGCAATGGTCATCGAGGGAGTGGAGGTTAACGTCGGCGAGACTAGCCCGGAGCAGGAGCCCGCCCCGGCGCTCACCGACCTTCAATCCCCAGCCGGCCTAAGCCCCCAGGGGCGCACTGATACTATGGCGCCGGAAGAGGCGGAGTCCATCGAGCAGGCGGGGCGCCTCGTAGCCGCCGCGGCGGCGGCCCAGCCCGCAGAGACGGTGGATGCCACCGTGTTCGTGACCGCTGACACCGGGGTGGCGGCCACGGCTACCGCACGCGCGGCCGGTGCTCGGGTGCTGCTGCTGCCGGTCGGGGACCCGCGTGCCACCCCCGAATCCATGGAGGCGGTTTCAGGGGGCAAGTTCCTTGCAATGGGTCAGGACTTTGGGCCGCAGGAACGCTTCGACGGGGCGGTGGAGCTGGCCGCTAACGGCGAGCTCCCCGGTGGGGGCGGATTGGTGTTCCCGGGGCGCCGCATGATTGCCCTGTACGGCCATCCATCCGGCCCGGCACTGGGGTTGATGGGCGAACAACCGGCTGAGGAAGCCGTAGCCCGCGTGCAGGCGATGGTCGAGGAGTATCAACAACACACCCAGGAGCCGGTGATCCCCGCGTTTGAAATCATTGCTACCGTCGCCTCCGATGCCCCCGGGAAGGACGGTGATTACGCCAACGAGACGGCCGTAGAGGATCTTATTCCTTACGTTGATGCTATTACTGAGGCGGGTGGCTACGCCGTCCTAGACTTGCAGCCGGGCCGTGCCAGCTTGGTGGACCAGGCGCGCATGTATGAAGAATTGCTTAAGCGCCCGCATGTCGGCCTAGCGCTGGATCCCGAGTGGAAGATTGCCCCGGATGAGGTGCCCATGACCAACATTGGGCATGTAGACGCCGCCGAGGTAAACGAAGTGGCGGATTGGCTAGCAGCGTTGGTCCGCGAGAATAACCTCCCGCAAAAGGGCCTCATTCTTCACCAATTCCAGCTGCAGATGATCCGCGATAGGGAGACCATCCGCACGGACCAACCGGAGTTATCCTGGATCCTGCACGCCGACGGCCACGGCTCGCACGGCCAAAAGATCGAGACGTGGAATGCGCTGCGCCAGGATCTCAGCCCGGATTTCTCCATGGCGTGGAAGAACTTCCTGGATGAAGACACGCCAATGTATACGCCTGCGGAAACTTTTGCCCTGGATCCCCGCCCATGGTTCGTCTCCTACCAGTAA
- the serA gene encoding phosphoglycerate dehydrogenase — translation MSKPVVLIADKLAESTVAALGDGVEVRWVDGPNRPELLAAVPEADALLVRSATTVDAEVLHAAPKLKIVGRAGVGLDNVDIDTATERGVMVVNAPTSNIHSACEQAIALLLATARQVPAADRTLRDGEWKRSAFKGVEIYGKTIGVVGFGHIGQLFAQRLKAFETTIIAYDPYANPARAAALGVELVELEDLVARADFVTIHLPKTPETAGMFSADLLAKCKKGQIIINAARGGLVDEQALADSIKAGHHRGAGFDVYATEPCTDSPLFGLDECVVSPHLGASTVEAQDRAGTDVAASVLKALNGEFVADAVNVSGGKVGEEVSLWLDLARKLGLAAGKLLGQAPVALEVTACGELAGEQVDALGLSAVRGLFSGVTSEPVTFVNAMKIAEARGLSVSVHTEAESKAHRSTLKVNAIGADGTALELVGALTGVEAVEKFVRINGRGVDMRAYGRNIFFSYADKPGALGAVGTALGAEGINIDAAALTMGRDESQAVLIIRVDQEVPEPVLDSLSDKLGAVTQQFDFEA, via the coding sequence ATGTCGAAGCCGGTCGTTCTCATCGCCGACAAGCTTGCTGAATCCACCGTTGCTGCCCTGGGCGATGGAGTAGAGGTCCGCTGGGTAGATGGCCCGAACCGTCCAGAGTTGCTGGCCGCCGTTCCGGAGGCGGACGCGCTGCTGGTGCGCTCCGCAACCACTGTGGACGCCGAAGTACTACATGCCGCACCGAAACTAAAGATCGTGGGCCGTGCCGGCGTTGGCCTGGACAACGTTGATATTGATACCGCCACTGAACGCGGCGTCATGGTCGTCAACGCGCCGACCTCCAACATTCACTCCGCATGTGAGCAGGCTATTGCGCTGCTCCTAGCAACCGCCCGCCAGGTACCTGCCGCTGATCGGACCCTGCGCGACGGGGAATGGAAGCGCTCCGCTTTTAAAGGCGTGGAGATCTACGGCAAGACCATTGGCGTCGTGGGTTTTGGGCACATCGGCCAGCTTTTCGCCCAGCGTTTGAAGGCCTTTGAGACCACCATCATTGCTTATGACCCATACGCGAACCCGGCGCGCGCCGCGGCCCTGGGGGTCGAGCTGGTTGAGCTAGAAGACCTGGTCGCCCGCGCCGATTTCGTTACTATTCACCTGCCTAAGACCCCGGAGACCGCGGGCATGTTCTCTGCGGATCTGCTCGCTAAATGCAAGAAGGGGCAGATCATCATCAACGCCGCCCGCGGCGGTCTAGTAGATGAACAGGCCCTGGCCGATTCCATCAAGGCTGGCCATCACCGGGGCGCGGGGTTTGATGTCTACGCCACCGAGCCGTGCACCGATTCACCGCTTTTTGGGCTTGACGAGTGCGTGGTATCTCCACACTTGGGCGCGTCTACCGTTGAGGCTCAGGATCGTGCGGGTACTGACGTGGCGGCTTCGGTTCTCAAGGCGCTCAATGGTGAGTTTGTTGCGGATGCGGTCAACGTATCCGGCGGCAAGGTTGGCGAAGAGGTGTCCCTGTGGCTGGACTTGGCCCGCAAGCTGGGCCTCGCTGCCGGCAAGTTGCTTGGCCAGGCACCCGTGGCTTTGGAGGTTACCGCCTGCGGTGAATTGGCGGGTGAGCAGGTTGATGCCTTGGGCCTGTCCGCGGTACGCGGGCTCTTTTCCGGCGTCACCTCCGAACCCGTGACTTTCGTCAACGCGATGAAGATTGCGGAGGCTCGGGGCCTGAGTGTCTCCGTGCACACCGAGGCTGAGTCTAAGGCTCACCGCTCGACGCTGAAGGTAAACGCCATTGGTGCGGACGGTACGGCTTTGGAGTTGGTGGGCGCGTTGACGGGCGTCGAGGCCGTTGAGAAGTTTGTGCGCATTAACGGCAGGGGTGTTGATATGCGCGCTTACGGCCGCAATATCTTCTTCTCCTATGCAGATAAGCCCGGCGCGTTGGGTGCCGTGGGTACCGCGTTGGGTGCGGAAGGTATCAACATCGATGCCGCGGCGCTGACTATGGGAAGGGATGAGAGCCAGGCGGTTCTTATCATCCGCGTCGATCAGGAGGTTCCGGAACCCGTTCTGGATTCTCTTTCCGACAAGCTCGGAGCGGTAACCCAGCAGTTCGATTTCGAGGCTTAA
- a CDS encoding IS256 family transposase, whose product MARRDPADKAKIDAIEKKLLANPEIAKLIDQLGTSTTDANDLVRGMLQASITRGLEAEMDAHLGYQAGDRDGKAAAGTDNYRNGSYPKTVDSNYGPVTVDIPRDRAGTYIPTMVPKGSRRLTDVDDMIVSLYAGGMTIRDIQHHLATAMRVDISHETISAITDAVLDEVMIWQNRQLDEFYPVIFLDALRIKVRDGGRVVNKSAYMAIGVDIDGVKHILGLWIAKEEGASLWAQVCSNLANRGVRDVFIVCCDGLKGLPEAIEATWPGSMVQTCVVHLIRAANRWVSYGDRKAVSAALKKVYTAPDESSAAAALADFEASELGEKYPRSVKVWQDAWERFVPFLQFPPAARKVIYTTNSIESLNNELRKATRNRVQFTNDESALKTLWLMICNIEDKRAARRDKEGKRASATAGRLVEGARVAGWKQAINQMAVAYPERFDLYL is encoded by the coding sequence ATGGCACGACGAGATCCGGCTGATAAGGCCAAGATTGACGCGATTGAGAAAAAGCTTTTAGCCAACCCCGAGATCGCCAAGCTTATTGATCAGCTTGGAACCTCCACTACGGATGCCAATGACCTAGTCAGAGGCATGTTGCAAGCTTCTATCACGCGGGGGTTGGAAGCCGAGATGGACGCTCACCTGGGATACCAGGCTGGTGACCGGGATGGTAAAGCCGCTGCTGGTACGGACAATTACCGCAACGGCTCGTATCCAAAGACTGTTGATTCTAACTACGGGCCGGTCACCGTAGATATCCCCAGGGACAGGGCCGGGACCTATATCCCAACCATGGTCCCTAAAGGATCCAGGCGTTTAACAGACGTCGATGACATGATCGTTAGCCTGTATGCTGGCGGAATGACCATCCGCGATATCCAGCATCACCTGGCCACTGCGATGCGAGTCGATATTTCTCATGAAACCATCTCCGCAATCACCGACGCTGTGCTTGACGAGGTCATGATCTGGCAAAACCGCCAGCTTGACGAGTTCTACCCCGTCATCTTCCTCGATGCGCTACGCATTAAAGTCCGTGACGGCGGCCGAGTGGTCAACAAATCCGCCTACATGGCCATCGGGGTGGACATCGACGGTGTTAAGCATATTCTGGGCTTGTGGATTGCCAAAGAAGAAGGCGCATCGTTGTGGGCGCAGGTATGCTCCAACCTTGCTAACCGCGGCGTACGTGATGTGTTTATCGTCTGCTGTGACGGGCTTAAAGGCCTGCCTGAGGCTATTGAGGCAACCTGGCCAGGCTCAATGGTTCAAACCTGTGTAGTGCATCTGATTCGGGCTGCTAACCGCTGGGTGTCCTACGGTGACCGCAAAGCAGTATCAGCCGCGCTCAAAAAGGTCTACACTGCCCCAGATGAATCCAGTGCTGCTGCAGCCTTGGCAGATTTTGAGGCCTCTGAGCTTGGCGAGAAATACCCAAGGTCAGTCAAGGTCTGGCAGGACGCGTGGGAGCGGTTTGTGCCGTTTTTGCAGTTCCCGCCGGCAGCCAGGAAAGTCATCTATACGACTAATTCCATCGAATCGTTGAACAACGAGTTGCGTAAAGCCACCCGTAACAGGGTGCAGTTTACTAACGATGAATCAGCGCTGAAGACGCTGTGGTTGATGATCTGCAACATTGAAGACAAACGCGCTGCTCGTCGCGATAAAGAAGGAAAACGCGCCTCAGCAACCGCCGGCAGGCTCGTTGAAGGCGCACGAGTTGCTGGCTGGAAACAAGCCATCAACCAAATGGCTGTAGCCTACCCCGAGCGCTTCGACCTATATCTATAA
- the ilvC gene encoding ketol-acid reductoisomerase: MAIETFYDADADLSLIQGKKVAIIGYGSQGHAHSQNLRDSGVEVCIGLRDGSKSAEKAKEAGFEVKSTADAAAWADVIMILAPDTSQAEIFTNDVEPNLNNGDVLLFGHGLNIHFELIKPPANVAVGMVAPKGPGHLVRRQFVDGKGVPCLIAVAQDPQGDAQELLLSYAAAIGGARAGVIPTTFEAETVTDLFGEQAVLCGGTEELVKTGFEVLVEAGYEPEMAYFECLHELKLIVDLMFEGGISNMNYSVSDTAEFGGYLSGPRVIDAGTKERMKEILKDIQDGTFTKRLVANVEGGNKELEGLRADYANHEIEKTGAKLRDLMSWVKVELNETA, encoded by the coding sequence ATGGCTATCGAGACTTTCTACGACGCTGATGCGGACCTTTCCCTGATCCAGGGAAAGAAGGTTGCAATCATCGGCTACGGCTCCCAGGGCCACGCACACTCCCAGAACCTGCGTGATTCCGGCGTAGAGGTATGCATTGGTCTGCGTGACGGCTCCAAGTCCGCGGAGAAGGCTAAGGAAGCCGGCTTCGAGGTTAAGTCAACTGCGGACGCTGCGGCTTGGGCTGACGTCATCATGATCCTGGCTCCGGATACCTCCCAGGCGGAGATCTTCACCAACGATGTTGAGCCCAACCTCAACAATGGTGACGTGCTTCTGTTCGGCCACGGCCTGAATATCCACTTCGAGCTGATCAAGCCCCCAGCAAACGTTGCGGTTGGCATGGTTGCGCCAAAGGGCCCGGGTCACCTGGTACGCCGCCAGTTCGTTGACGGCAAGGGTGTTCCTTGCCTGATCGCCGTTGCCCAGGACCCACAGGGCGACGCCCAGGAACTCCTGCTTTCCTACGCCGCTGCCATCGGCGGCGCACGCGCGGGCGTAATCCCAACCACCTTCGAGGCAGAGACTGTTACTGACCTCTTCGGCGAGCAGGCTGTCCTTTGTGGCGGCACCGAGGAACTGGTGAAGACCGGTTTCGAGGTTTTGGTCGAGGCAGGCTACGAGCCTGAAATGGCTTACTTCGAGTGCCTCCACGAGCTCAAGCTCATCGTGGACCTTATGTTCGAGGGCGGCATCTCCAACATGAATTACTCCGTGTCTGACACCGCGGAGTTCGGCGGCTACCTCTCCGGCCCTCGAGTCATCGATGCGGGCACCAAGGAGCGCATGAAGGAGATCCTGAAGGACATCCAGGACGGCACCTTCACCAAGCGTCTGGTTGCCAACGTTGAGGGTGGCAACAAGGAGCTTGAGGGTCTGCGCGCTGACTACGCCAACCATGAGATTGAGAAGACCGGCGCCAAGCTGCGTGACCTCATGAGCTGGGTAAAGGTTGAACTCAACGAGACTGCCTAA
- the ilvN gene encoding acetolactate synthase small subunit, translated as MVANNPTTGRTRHTLSVLVEDIEGITSRVAALFTRRGYNLVSIVSARTETPGINRFTIVVDADDVVIEQVTKQLNKIIPVLKVVELEQETSVARAIMLVKVAANNENRAQLVSAVDIFRARIIDVAPESVIVEATGTPKKLKALLNVLEPFGIRELVQSGHVALGRGPKAMAPSKLH; from the coding sequence ATGGTTGCCAACAACCCAACTACCGGCCGTACCCGCCATACGCTCTCCGTGTTGGTGGAGGACATTGAAGGCATCACCTCGCGCGTAGCGGCGCTGTTTACCCGCCGTGGCTACAACTTGGTTTCCATCGTGTCCGCGCGCACGGAAACGCCAGGTATCAACCGCTTTACCATCGTTGTGGATGCAGATGATGTGGTAATCGAGCAGGTGACCAAGCAGCTCAACAAGATCATTCCGGTGCTCAAGGTTGTGGAGCTCGAGCAGGAGACCTCGGTGGCTCGCGCCATCATGCTCGTTAAGGTCGCGGCAAACAACGAAAACCGGGCTCAGCTGGTATCTGCGGTGGACATCTTCCGTGCTCGCATCATTGATGTAGCGCCCGAATCGGTGATTGTGGAGGCCACCGGAACGCCTAAGAAGCTCAAGGCGTTGCTCAACGTGCTGGAGCCCTTCGGTATCCGTGAACTGGTCCAGTCCGGACACGTGGCCCTGGGCCGCGGCCCCAAGGCCATGGCGCCCAGCAAGCTGCACTAG
- a CDS encoding DUF262 domain-containing protein: protein MGFTTPNYGLTDLFSRIDRGDLQLPDFQRAYAWDVDRIRSLIVTVLRGYPMGALMALDTRNEPMRFRPRPLSGAPDTGENPGLLLLDGQQRLTTLYHCFRGNGQVNTTDFRGKEITRSFFVDVHSAVSEGLMPDEAVFAVDAEGHVRSHFGPRVEGSLLDKEVALAHGCLPVAALLTEEGTSMLFELVFATSDTPERREEIAAFNNRILRPLAGYRTPMIRLARETGRAGVGSIFAQANSAGLQMDVFELLTAVFANEREDFRLGEHWRDVEAQLRRFPALDGIGRTEFLQAVSLYVTATTGQAGGQREDILRLSLDQYLEGAEAMVPAFASVAEFFARRCIFTRDQVPYTAQVIPLAVILAQLGGHTDVLANEQARDRINQWFWCGVFGELYGSSAVKLRSARDVVEVTRWARGETEEKPKTVVDATFYESRFLTANDADAIYHAFYSLLMARGARDWRSAQPFDRHTVADLVPGFHWIYPREWCESHGVDPQLAGSVLNLAPMGKRTWVVIDGRAPKRYLPRVQSKSLMEDSEFDAVLESHEIDPELVRRDDPQEFWDDRRARFTGIIEYAMDKPVVRDMDGV, encoded by the coding sequence ATGGGTTTTACTACGCCGAACTATGGACTGACGGATCTTTTCTCGCGGATAGACAGGGGAGACCTGCAATTGCCGGACTTCCAGCGCGCCTACGCCTGGGATGTTGATCGCATTCGCTCCCTTATAGTCACCGTCTTGCGCGGATACCCCATGGGTGCATTGATGGCGCTCGATACCCGCAATGAGCCCATGCGTTTTCGCCCTCGCCCGCTCAGCGGCGCTCCCGATACGGGGGAGAACCCGGGCCTGCTTCTGCTCGACGGGCAGCAGCGCCTGACCACCCTTTACCACTGCTTCCGCGGAAACGGCCAGGTCAATACCACGGATTTCCGCGGCAAGGAGATTACCCGCAGCTTTTTCGTTGATGTGCATTCCGCAGTTAGCGAGGGCCTCATGCCTGACGAGGCAGTGTTCGCGGTCGACGCGGAGGGCCACGTGCGCTCCCACTTTGGGCCCCGGGTAGAGGGCAGCTTGCTCGATAAAGAGGTTGCGTTGGCTCACGGCTGCCTGCCGGTCGCCGCATTGCTAACTGAAGAGGGCACGTCCATGCTCTTTGAGCTCGTATTCGCCACATCGGATACCCCGGAGCGGCGCGAGGAGATCGCGGCTTTTAACAACCGGATTCTGCGCCCATTGGCCGGCTACCGCACGCCCATGATTCGATTGGCGCGCGAGACCGGCCGGGCTGGTGTGGGTTCAATTTTCGCCCAGGCCAATTCGGCAGGTTTGCAGATGGACGTCTTTGAGCTGCTCACCGCGGTGTTCGCCAACGAGCGTGAGGACTTCAGGCTCGGGGAACACTGGCGGGACGTGGAGGCGCAGCTGCGCCGGTTCCCGGCGCTAGACGGCATCGGCCGCACCGAGTTCCTCCAGGCGGTCTCCCTCTACGTAACGGCCACCACGGGTCAAGCCGGCGGTCAGCGCGAAGACATCCTGAGGTTAAGCCTCGATCAGTACCTTGAGGGCGCCGAGGCCATGGTGCCAGCATTTGCCTCCGTCGCCGAGTTTTTCGCACGTCGGTGCATTTTCACCAGGGACCAAGTCCCTTATACCGCCCAGGTGATTCCGCTTGCCGTTATCCTCGCACAGCTCGGTGGCCATACGGATGTACTGGCCAACGAACAGGCGCGGGACCGCATCAACCAGTGGTTCTGGTGCGGCGTGTTTGGGGAACTCTACGGCTCATCGGCCGTGAAACTTCGTTCGGCTCGGGACGTAGTCGAGGTGACCCGTTGGGCGCGCGGAGAGACGGAGGAAAAGCCCAAGACGGTTGTCGATGCCACCTTCTACGAGTCCCGCTTCCTTACCGCTAACGATGCCGACGCGATTTATCACGCGTTTTATTCTTTGCTGATGGCCCGCGGCGCCCGGGATTGGCGTTCTGCGCAGCCCTTTGACCGCCACACAGTGGCGGACCTGGTGCCCGGTTTCCATTGGATATACCCACGGGAGTGGTGCGAGTCCCACGGCGTTGACCCGCAACTTGCCGGCTCCGTGCTCAACCTCGCTCCCATGGGGAAGCGCACCTGGGTGGTGATCGATGGCCGTGCTCCAAAGCGTTACCTTCCGCGAGTCCAGTCCAAGTCGCTCATGGAGGACTCCGAGTTCGACGCGGTCCTGGAATCCCACGAGATCGACCCGGAGCTGGTCCGGCGCGACGATCCACAGGAGTTCTGGGATGACCGCCGTGCCCGCTTCACTGGCATTATTGAATACGCCATGGACAAGCCTGTGGTGCGTGATATGGATGGCGTTTAG
- a CDS encoding 3-isopropylmalate dehydrogenase: protein MKLAVIGGDGIGPEVTAEALKVLNAVRDDIETTEYDLGARRYLRNGELLTDADLDSLRQHDAILLGAIGAPGEVAPGILERGLLLKMRFALDHHVNLRPSKLYPTAKSPLADPGEIDFVVVREGTEGLYCGNGGTLRKGTEHEVASEVSQNTRYGVERVVRDAFARAEARRKHLTLVHKNNVLVNAGDLWKRTVDEVSAEFPDVTVEYNHIDAATIYMVTDPSRYDVIVTDNLFGDILTDLAGAVTGGIGLAASGNIDASGVNPSMFEPVHGSAPDIAGKGIADPTAAILSAAMLLRHLGDTSNAERIERAVSEDVSNRSGEQEKTTVIGDRIAAALRA from the coding sequence ATGAAACTAGCTGTTATCGGTGGAGACGGAATTGGCCCGGAGGTCACCGCGGAGGCTCTCAAGGTCCTCAATGCCGTGCGTGATGACATCGAGACCACCGAGTATGACCTTGGCGCACGCCGTTACCTGCGCAATGGTGAGCTTTTAACCGACGCGGATCTGGATTCCCTTCGTCAGCATGATGCTATTTTGCTGGGCGCCATCGGTGCTCCGGGCGAGGTGGCCCCAGGCATCCTGGAGCGCGGTCTGCTGCTGAAGATGCGCTTCGCCCTGGATCACCACGTCAACCTGCGCCCGTCCAAGCTGTACCCAACCGCCAAAAGCCCCCTGGCAGACCCCGGCGAGATTGATTTCGTGGTGGTTCGCGAGGGCACCGAGGGCCTCTATTGCGGCAATGGTGGAACCCTGCGTAAGGGGACCGAGCATGAGGTAGCGTCCGAGGTTTCCCAAAACACGCGCTATGGCGTGGAGCGCGTCGTGCGTGACGCTTTCGCCCGCGCAGAGGCTCGACGCAAGCACCTGACCCTGGTGCATAAGAACAACGTTCTAGTAAACGCTGGTGATCTGTGGAAGCGCACCGTCGATGAGGTTTCCGCGGAATTCCCCGACGTTACCGTTGAGTACAACCACATTGACGCCGCGACCATCTATATGGTCACTGATCCCTCCCGTTATGACGTTATTGTCACCGACAATCTTTTCGGTGACATCCTGACGGATCTGGCGGGCGCGGTCACCGGCGGCATTGGCCTAGCGGCTTCCGGCAATATCGATGCATCTGGGGTCAACCCGTCGATGTTCGAACCGGTGCATGGTTCCGCGCCGGATATCGCTGGTAAGGGTATTGCCGACCCCACGGCGGCCATTCTCTCCGCAGCGATGCTGCTGCGCCACCTAGGCGATACCAGTAACGCCGAGCGGATTGAGCGCGCTGTGTCAGAGGATGTGTCGAACCGCTCAGGCGAGCAGGAAAAGACCACCGTTATTGGTGACCGCATCGCCGCAGCGCTAAGGGCTTAG